In a single window of the Leptospira barantonii genome:
- a CDS encoding adenylate/guanylate cyclase domain-containing protein produces the protein MNELAEFAKSIAIGSPEDIIRREEDYYRALSRIVRYRNKETLTREMMNHLVNSDRNRILEEKKKADVLLQNILPEYMIEELKLKGKVRPIQHENAVVILTDFVGFSDISRYMSPNELLKELSIYFDEFERICTKHRIEKVKTIGDAFLAVGGLGGYKRTAKLDSILASLEMMEYTERKKKEKIQEGDDAWGLRIAIHSGTLIAGVVGHTKIAFDIWGHTVNLASRIENISEPGKITVSKSVYNDVRDYFDCAYIGMKELKGVGSHDLYTIDSIKKNLGNPVSSQIPGENFRKLYKALEQGKHIMFSDGKYHISNPAKSGNERAVLTRE, from the coding sequence TTGAACGAGCTGGCTGAATTTGCAAAGAGTATCGCGATCGGAAGCCCCGAGGATATAATCCGAAGAGAAGAGGATTACTATCGCGCTTTGAGTCGAATCGTCCGTTACCGCAACAAGGAAACGTTAACGAGAGAGATGATGAATCACTTGGTCAACAGCGATCGAAACCGGATTCTCGAAGAGAAAAAGAAGGCCGACGTTCTTTTACAAAATATTCTTCCCGAATACATGATCGAAGAATTGAAACTCAAAGGGAAGGTAAGACCGATCCAACACGAGAACGCGGTCGTGATTCTTACCGACTTCGTAGGTTTCTCGGATATCAGTCGTTATATGAGTCCGAACGAACTTCTTAAGGAACTTTCGATTTACTTCGACGAGTTTGAAAGGATCTGCACCAAACATAGAATCGAAAAAGTAAAGACGATCGGGGATGCGTTCCTCGCCGTGGGCGGACTTGGAGGTTACAAAAGAACGGCCAAACTCGATTCCATTCTTGCTTCTTTGGAAATGATGGAATACACGGAAAGAAAAAAGAAAGAAAAGATCCAAGAAGGAGACGACGCTTGGGGACTCAGAATCGCGATTCATTCGGGCACTTTGATCGCCGGAGTTGTCGGTCACACTAAGATTGCATTCGACATCTGGGGACATACCGTGAACCTCGCTTCTCGGATTGAAAACATAAGCGAACCCGGAAAGATCACCGTGTCCAAGTCCGTTTACAACGACGTTCGAGATTACTTCGACTGCGCGTATATCGGAATGAAGGAACTCAAAGGTGTGGGGAGTCACGATCTTTATACGATCGATTCCATCAAAAAGAATTTGGGAAATCCTGTGTCTTCACAAATTCCGGGTGAGAATTTTAGAAAACTGTATAAGGCTTTGGAGCAGGGGAAACATATCATGTTCTCCGATGGGAAATATCATATTTCCAATCCTGCAAAATCCGGAAACGAACGCGCCGTTCTTACGAGAGAATGA
- the mutY gene encoding A/G-specific adenine glycosylase, producing MESKTNSIDTKLIVELRKNLLSWFHKNKRELPFRINKNAYRIWVSEIMLQQTRVAAMLPIYETFLKRFPDPQTLQEASEEEVMKYWKGLGYYSRARNLRKGAAVIVDKHKGLFPKEYEDALSIPGVGSYTASAVLSIAYGRQHAVLDGNVKRVLSRLFLITSDPLASSTNQVLGNLAQEFLTPDSPGDHNEAMMELGALVCVPVPNCSSCPLSNHCEARIAGKEKEIPAPKSVENWVALDLNFLFLKSPNGVLVVKYPSRRFFKTIYSLPFRLEGKHPYEKDEWVEELFEDPLLRENSLRTRHSITNHKIQLKYSELETTNANRIEKILQKRKDVEFKWVEESDLKEEFPSSISGKLIQLKNKNKKQPELPVGKQ from the coding sequence GTGGAATCCAAAACAAACTCCATCGACACAAAACTCATTGTGGAACTCAGAAAGAATCTTCTTTCCTGGTTTCATAAAAACAAAAGAGAACTTCCGTTTCGAATCAACAAAAACGCGTATCGAATTTGGGTGAGCGAAATCATGCTTCAACAAACTCGGGTTGCGGCCATGCTTCCGATCTATGAAACATTCTTAAAACGATTTCCCGATCCTCAAACCTTACAAGAAGCTTCGGAAGAAGAGGTGATGAAATATTGGAAGGGGCTCGGTTATTATTCGAGGGCGCGCAACTTAAGAAAAGGCGCGGCGGTGATCGTAGACAAACACAAGGGACTTTTTCCGAAAGAATACGAAGACGCTTTGTCGATTCCGGGTGTGGGAAGTTATACGGCTTCGGCGGTTTTATCGATCGCATACGGAAGACAACACGCGGTCTTGGACGGAAACGTTAAGCGCGTTTTATCCCGATTGTTTTTAATTACATCCGACCCTCTTGCAAGTTCGACCAATCAAGTCCTCGGAAACTTGGCGCAAGAATTCTTAACGCCGGATTCACCCGGAGATCACAACGAAGCCATGATGGAACTCGGAGCCTTGGTTTGTGTTCCCGTTCCGAATTGTTCTTCTTGTCCGCTTTCCAATCACTGCGAGGCGCGTATCGCAGGAAAGGAAAAAGAAATTCCGGCGCCAAAGTCGGTGGAGAATTGGGTCGCGCTCGATCTCAACTTTTTATTTTTGAAATCGCCTAACGGTGTATTGGTGGTAAAGTATCCGAGCCGAAGATTTTTTAAAACCATCTATTCTTTGCCGTTTCGACTGGAAGGAAAACATCCGTATGAAAAGGACGAATGGGTGGAAGAATTGTTCGAAGATCCTTTGCTTAGGGAGAATTCTTTGCGAACCAGACATTCGATCACGAACCATAAGATTCAATTGAAATACAGCGAACTGGAAACGACGAACGCAAACAGGATCGAAAAAATTCTTCAAAAAAGAAAGGATGTCGAATTCAAGTGGGTCGAAGAATCCGATCTCAAGGAAGAATTTCCGTCGTCCATTTCGGGCAAACTGATCCAACTGAAGAATAAAAATAAAAAACAACCGGAACTTCCGGTAGGAAAGCAATGA